A part of Perca fluviatilis chromosome 15, GENO_Pfluv_1.0, whole genome shotgun sequence genomic DNA contains:
- the LOC120575450 gene encoding RNA-binding protein with serine-rich domain 1-like: MAPSPTKRKEEEKTKDRGKEKTSTKEGDKERGREKARKRRSASTGSSSSRSRSSSTSSSSSGSSSGSSSGSSSSGSSHSGSSSSRSSSSSSSSGSPSPSRRRHDNRRRSRSASKTQKRGDDKERRKRSPSPKPTKVHLGRLTRNVTKDHIQEIFSTYGKIKMVEMPMDRVHPHLSRGYAYVEFETPEEAQKALKHMDGGQIDGQEIAASAVLTQRIRPPPRRPSPPRRMPPPPPMWRRSPPRMRRRSRSPRRRSPVRRRSRSRSPGRRRHRSRSSSNSSR; the protein is encoded by the exons AT GGCACCATCACCCACAAAGcggaaggaggaggaaaaaacTAAAGACAGAGGCAAAGAAAAGACTAGTACAAAggaaggagacaaggagagaggacGGGAGAAAGCAAGGAAACGTCGCAGTGCCTCtactggcagcagcagcagcag GTCCAGATCTAGCTCTACTTCAAGCAGCAGCTCTGGTTCCAGCTCAGGTTCCTCAAGTGGATCCAGCTCATCCGGCTCCAGCCACTCTGGTTCGTCAAGCTCtcgttcctcctcctcttccagctCCTCAGGCTCCCCCAGCCCCAGCCGTAGACGCCATGACAACCGCCGCCGCTCCCGCTCAGC GTCCAAAACACAGAAGAGGGGAGATGATAAGGAGCGAAGGAAAAGAAGCCCGAGCCCCAAACCAACTAAAGTTCACTTAGGGCGGCTGACCAGGAATGTCACCAAG GACCACATCCAGGAGATCTTTTCCACATATGGAAAAATCAAAATGGTCGAAATGCCAATGGACAGGGTCCACCCACACCTGTCCAGGGGCTATGCTTATGTGGAGTTTGAGACTCCTGAGGAGGCCCAGAAGGCCCTCAAACACATGGATGGAG GTCAGATTGATGGACAAGAAATCGCTGCATCTGCCGTGCTGACTCAACGAATCCGCCCTCCACCTCGTAGACCTTCTCCCCCTCGCAGAATGCCCCCACCACCCCCTATGTGGCGTCGCAGTCCACCACGCATGAGGAGAAG GTCCCGCTCCCCGAGGAGGCGGTCCCCAGTGCGCCGCCGCTCTCGCTCCAGATCTCCTGGTCGCAGGCGTCACCGCTCTCGTTCCAGCTCTAACTCGTCCAGATAG
- the LOC120575446 gene encoding uncharacterized protein LOC120575446 isoform X2: MGRLDDAAKHKVVELRKAGLSFRKIKAVLELENIKVSAQAIYLFLREYQGRPPGRVRPVEAGSSTSTAQVQPQVGATQDSWSNMRLQNLLREASHHAGFTAAANFAKQTSTNPDAGAKPCGSGKTSGGSRPEQQHEGDKEENDIQIVSVTSLAQSSQQRVPQSTVTRSEAGAVSSTLTAQGVTMRKRVTPSPATNAMLAARKRLLDKALSHRMKSFHQVASLLRRDHSSVQGADLRSAMQQPPETYDLTTEKPLPRVGIRLPNRSPAPLTSSAPGVAVIRLQTPGGQGATSSEGNPSPQQAVQDTGGRGGLQDQIQTLGSEVRSLGLAVKMLVEQQCCLEREQAQQTHIQKQILSTLQSLAAKLGRCSVVQQQHKKTPSPSGLPTASASTSFSPETFNFSQGTYTQCSQTQPSYNSLESLENVEAFKLPGLSPSSINGFPPCSNAENLQLTQTPAHTQPYAVAYPQQNSQTLMPPYTQSFVSTYGQSHSQTFRGSESKTSDFSSSCSARTLQDCSVSTQPVMNSNHSSQDQQINIIKVEGP, from the exons ATGGGCCGGTTGGATGATGCCGCCAAACACAAAGTGGTGGAGCTGCGGAAGGCGGGTCTGAGTTTCCGTAAGATCAAAGCTGTGCTGGAGCTGGAGAACATCAAGGTGTCTGCCCAGGCCATCTACCTGTTCCTGAGGGAGTATCAAGGGAGGCCGCCAGGGAGGGTTAGACCTGTGGAGGCTGGAAGCAGCACATCAACCGCACAGGTGCAGCCTCAAGTTGGAGCAACACAAGACAGCTGGAGTAACATGCGTCTCCAAAATCTTCTGCGGGAGGCATCTCACCATGCTGGCTTTACAGCCGCTGCAAATTTTGCCAAACAGACTTCCACAAATCCAGATGCTGGTGCGAAGCCATGTGGGTCTGGAAAGACCAGTGGAGGCAGCAGGCCAGAACAACAACACGAGGGAGATAAGGAGGAAAATGACATCCAGATTGTTAGCGTCACCTCCCTTGCACAGAGCAGCCAACAAAGAGTTCCCCAGTCCACTGTAACAAGATCAGAGGCCGGTGCTGTGTCTTCTACACTAACAGCTCAAGGAGTAACCATGAGGAAGAGAGTTACACCTTCTCCAGCCACTAATGCAATGCTGGCAGCTCGAAAGAGGCTTTTGGATAAAGCGCTGTCACACAGGATGAAG TCATTCCACCAGGTGGCGTCACTGTTGAGGAGAGATCACTCGAGCGTCCAAGGTGCTGATTTgagaagtgcaatgcaacagcCACCCGAAACTTATGATCTGACCACTGAAAAG CCTCTCCCTCGGGTTGGCATTCGTCTTCCTAACCGGTCACCAGCACCTTTAACATCCTCGGCCCCTGGGGTTGCCGTCATCCGTCTACAGACCCCTGGAGGCCAGGGCGCCACTAGTAGTGAGGGGAACCCGAGCCCCCAGCAGGCAGTCCAGGACACTGGAGGGAGAGGTGGTCTACAGGATCAGATTCAGACCCTGGGCTCTGAGGTGCGCAGCTTGGGTCTGGCAGTGAAGATGCTGGTGGAGCAGCAGTGCTGCCTGGAGAGGGAGCAGGCGCAGCAGACACACATTCAGAAGCAGATCCTCAGCACTCTGCAGAGCCTTGCTGCCAAACTGGGACGTTGTAGCGTTgttcaacagcagcacaaaaaAACTCCATCACCCTCTGGTTTGCCAACCGCTTCTGCATCTACCTCATTCAGCCCAGAAACCTTCAACTTCAGTCAAGGCACGTAcactcagtgcagccaaacccAGCCAAGCTACAACTCTTTAGAGAGTTTAGAAAATGTAGAGGCCTTTAAATTGCCAGGCCTGAGCCCTTCAAGCATTAATGGGTTTCCACCATGTAGCAATGCTGAGAACCTCCAACTTACTCAAACTCCCGCTCATACACAGCCGTATGCAGTTGCTTACCCACAGCAAAACAGTCAAACACTCATGCCACCCTACACACAGTCCTTTGTTTCTACATACGGCCAGTCACATTCTCAGACTTTCAGAGGATCAGAGAGTAAAACATCTGATTTCTCAAGCAGCTGTTCAGCAAGGACTCTCCAGGACTGCAGTGTGTCCACCCAGCCGGTGATGAACTCTAACCACTCTTCACAGGATCAACAGATCAATATTATCAAAGTGGAAGGACCTTAG
- the LOC120575446 gene encoding uncharacterized protein LOC120575446 isoform X1 yields the protein MGRLDDAAKHKVVELRKAGLSFRKIKAVLELENIKVSAQAIYLFLREYQGRPPGRVRPVEAGSSTSTAQVQPQVGATQDSWSNMRLQNLLREASHHAGFTAAANFAKQTSTNPDAGAKPCGSGKTSGGSRPEQQHEGDKEENDIQIVSVTSLAQSSQQRVPQSTVTRSEAGAVSSTLTAQGVTMRKRVTPSPATNAMLAARKRLLDKALSHRMKSFHQVASLLRRDHSSVQGADLRSAMQQPPETYDLTTEKTVMDGQSGGGSAPRRFLTQRPGLSVRSFQPLPRVGIRLPNRSPAPLTSSAPGVAVIRLQTPGGQGATSSEGNPSPQQAVQDTGGRGGLQDQIQTLGSEVRSLGLAVKMLVEQQCCLEREQAQQTHIQKQILSTLQSLAAKLGRCSVVQQQHKKTPSPSGLPTASASTSFSPETFNFSQGTYTQCSQTQPSYNSLESLENVEAFKLPGLSPSSINGFPPCSNAENLQLTQTPAHTQPYAVAYPQQNSQTLMPPYTQSFVSTYGQSHSQTFRGSESKTSDFSSSCSARTLQDCSVSTQPVMNSNHSSQDQQINIIKVEGP from the exons ATGGGCCGGTTGGATGATGCCGCCAAACACAAAGTGGTGGAGCTGCGGAAGGCGGGTCTGAGTTTCCGTAAGATCAAAGCTGTGCTGGAGCTGGAGAACATCAAGGTGTCTGCCCAGGCCATCTACCTGTTCCTGAGGGAGTATCAAGGGAGGCCGCCAGGGAGGGTTAGACCTGTGGAGGCTGGAAGCAGCACATCAACCGCACAGGTGCAGCCTCAAGTTGGAGCAACACAAGACAGCTGGAGTAACATGCGTCTCCAAAATCTTCTGCGGGAGGCATCTCACCATGCTGGCTTTACAGCCGCTGCAAATTTTGCCAAACAGACTTCCACAAATCCAGATGCTGGTGCGAAGCCATGTGGGTCTGGAAAGACCAGTGGAGGCAGCAGGCCAGAACAACAACACGAGGGAGATAAGGAGGAAAATGACATCCAGATTGTTAGCGTCACCTCCCTTGCACAGAGCAGCCAACAAAGAGTTCCCCAGTCCACTGTAACAAGATCAGAGGCCGGTGCTGTGTCTTCTACACTAACAGCTCAAGGAGTAACCATGAGGAAGAGAGTTACACCTTCTCCAGCCACTAATGCAATGCTGGCAGCTCGAAAGAGGCTTTTGGATAAAGCGCTGTCACACAGGATGAAG TCATTCCACCAGGTGGCGTCACTGTTGAGGAGAGATCACTCGAGCGTCCAAGGTGCTGATTTgagaagtgcaatgcaacagcCACCCGAAACTTATGATCTGACCACTGAAAAG ACTGTTATGGATGGTCAGTCCGGTGGAGGGAGTGCCCCCAGGCGTTTTCTCACACAAAGACCAGGTCTGTCTGTGCGTTCCTTTCAGCCTCTCCCTCGGGTTGGCATTCGTCTTCCTAACCGGTCACCAGCACCTTTAACATCCTCGGCCCCTGGGGTTGCCGTCATCCGTCTACAGACCCCTGGAGGCCAGGGCGCCACTAGTAGTGAGGGGAACCCGAGCCCCCAGCAGGCAGTCCAGGACACTGGAGGGAGAGGTGGTCTACAGGATCAGATTCAGACCCTGGGCTCTGAGGTGCGCAGCTTGGGTCTGGCAGTGAAGATGCTGGTGGAGCAGCAGTGCTGCCTGGAGAGGGAGCAGGCGCAGCAGACACACATTCAGAAGCAGATCCTCAGCACTCTGCAGAGCCTTGCTGCCAAACTGGGACGTTGTAGCGTTgttcaacagcagcacaaaaaAACTCCATCACCCTCTGGTTTGCCAACCGCTTCTGCATCTACCTCATTCAGCCCAGAAACCTTCAACTTCAGTCAAGGCACGTAcactcagtgcagccaaacccAGCCAAGCTACAACTCTTTAGAGAGTTTAGAAAATGTAGAGGCCTTTAAATTGCCAGGCCTGAGCCCTTCAAGCATTAATGGGTTTCCACCATGTAGCAATGCTGAGAACCTCCAACTTACTCAAACTCCCGCTCATACACAGCCGTATGCAGTTGCTTACCCACAGCAAAACAGTCAAACACTCATGCCACCCTACACACAGTCCTTTGTTTCTACATACGGCCAGTCACATTCTCAGACTTTCAGAGGATCAGAGAGTAAAACATCTGATTTCTCAAGCAGCTGTTCAGCAAGGACTCTCCAGGACTGCAGTGTGTCCACCCAGCCGGTGATGAACTCTAACCACTCTTCACAGGATCAACAGATCAATATTATCAAAGTGGAAGGACCTTAG